In Phragmites australis chromosome 16, lpPhrAust1.1, whole genome shotgun sequence, one DNA window encodes the following:
- the LOC133895319 gene encoding inactive poly [ADP-ribose] polymerase RCD1-like isoform X1 yields the protein MASLQESNSLCLKRKLVDDCLSKDCKSRRVKSENWPSFDSSAKRCNCCCTRPNLASDCVNFLKSEVPSCIMYYKQGSWHNFPEQIMKSLVEKFRGNKSSFVVVMDNEPLLVDFLSMTLVNLKTRKQRSVAWFDDTGKRFSPSLFFDEESDEMTKGGSGNIDSTAQGIMLDKAANSPPEVVKQVVLESSPPVPQKPSTTDVLRKKMTSVERGSEGFLFVQDLFLSGMGSFATPSSILHVHRYSPNDITAQCRFEAFERQMRSTKEECGDANVRYGWIGSRKNDIVRILINGLGTTVKSVEKAGLSAGVYLSPENRAFTSVGLCDVDRKGVQYMLLCRVILGNMEAVEPGSQESFPSSEIYDSGVDDCSNPKCYVMWPSHLSTHMRLEYLVSFKLVPKVQNYLLGLKGLWFHPSPKEVAVDISSLQHVMCETGAGPASPWISFRVLFGVIQDSISSVARELFFHHYEELKESKITREEMVKNMIIIVGEKILLEALKKLHYCPSLWYKPSVEAVSSDSARATPEQLSLDETGKNCSLTLSVNHGDSCVPNAVADYTAVLSTKRCDTLATDMVPKGHDCLAPSSVTETSSSAGATCRGSPSVEPEGRDSPIQIMSPGNSAARCVKNQDSFVARVAPIVCDGLLSTISGRSASPSVEVCNSVTPTTGPPGNVSVAPTNASKTHGILAPGFTPKGCESTVPSLAFGNSEGRGVKRLNSSPRMTPEGQEFLALGIASKGPARHSVEGQVNLTPVAIPPVHTPGRGNSPSMSTEGRDSLALSITPKGHDGPASIKLPKRCESPRSDTLPESGRPKAQDAATKVYNAPTPVTGEPKDQIAPCGSQNKSSGPGLDGSSHVTGATNAIVALSTLREKGGH from the exons ATGGCATCACTGCAAGAATCCAATTCCCTGTGCTTGAAGAGAAAGCTCGTCGATGACTGCCTGTCAAAAGACTGCAAATCTCGTCGTGTCAAATCTGAGAATTGGCCCTCATTTGATTCATCTGCTAAACGCTGCAATTGTTGTTGCACACGACCTAACCTTGCCAGTGATTGTGTCAATTTCCTGAAGAGTGAAGTGCCTAGCTGTATCATGTATTACAAACAAGGTTCTTGGCACAATTTTCCTGAGCAAATAATGAAGTCCCTCGTTGAAAAATTCAGAGGCAATAAATCGAGTTTTGTGGTTGTGATGGACAATGAGCCTCTTCTTGTTGATTTCTTATCAATGACCCTGGTCAACTTAAAAACCAGAAAGCAGCGTTCTGTTGCATGGTTTGATGACACTGGCAAGCGTTTCTCTCCTTCTCTGTTCTTTGACGAGGAAAGTGATGAAATGACCAAAGGGGGTTCTGGTAACATTGACAGCACTGCACAGGGAATAATGTTAGATAAGGCTGCAAATTCTCCACCTGAAGTGGTCAAGCAAGTTGTCCTTGAATCTAGCCCTCCAGTTCCTCAAAAACCTTCCACTACAGATGTATTGCGCAAGAAAATGACATCTGTGGAAAGAGGCAGTGAAGGCTTTCTATTTGTCCAGGACCTTTTCCTCTCTGGTATGGGTTCATTTGCAACACCAAGTAGCATACTTCATGTCCACCGCTACTCTCCAAATGATATTACTGCACAATGTAGATTTGAAGCTTTTGAAAGACAGATGAGGTCCACCAAAGAAGAATGTGGTGATGCAAATGTAAGATATGGATGGATAGGGTCTAGGAAGAATGACATAGTTAGGATTCTGATTAATGGTTTGGGTACCACTGTAAAATCTGTTGAGAAGGCAGGTTTGAGTGCTGGTGTATATCTTTCACCAGAAAACCGAGCCTTTACCAG TGTCGGTCTTTGTGATGTTGACAGAAAAGGAGTGCAGTATATGTTGCTGTGCCGAGTGATATTGGGCAACATGGAAGCTGTCGAGCCTGGATCACAAGAGTCTTTTCCAAGCAGCGAGATATATGATTCTGGTGTCGATGATTGCTCAAACCCGAAGTGTTATGTGATGTGGCCATCACATCTAAGCACTCACATGCGTTTAGAATACCTTGTTAGTTTCAAGCTTGTCCCAAAAGTTCAAA ATTATTTGCTTGGCTTGAAGGGTTTATGGTTTCACCCATCACCAAAGGAAGTTGCAGTGGATATTTCTTCTCTTCAACAT GTAATGTGTGAAACAGGTGCAGGACCAGCTTCCCCATGGATATCATTCAGAGTTCTGTTTGGAGTAATTCAAGACAGTATATCATCTGTAGCAAGGGAGCTGTTCTTCCATCATTATGAAGAGCTGAAG GAAAGTAAAATAACTCGCGAAGAAATGGTGAAGAATATGATAATAATAGTTGGAGAAAAAATACTTTTGGAAGCCTTGAAGAAACTTCATTACTGT CCATCGTTATGGTACAAGCCTTCTGTTGAAGCTGTGTCCAGTGATTCCGCAAGGGCAACACCAGAACAGTTATCCTTGGATGAGACAGGCAAGAATTGTTCATTGACTCTTAGTGTTAACCATGGTGATTCATGTGTACCAAATGCGGTTGCTGATTACACCGCAGTTCTTAGCACCAAAAGATGCGATACCCTTGCAACTGATATGGTGCCCAAAGGCCATGATTGTCTGGCACCGAGTAGTGTGACAGAAACATCTAGTTCTGCCGGTGCCACATGCCGGGGTTCTCCAAGTGTGGAACCTGAAGGCAGAGATTCTCCTATACAAATCATGTCACCTGGAAACTCTGCTGCCCGATGTGTCAAAAACCAAGATTCTTTTGTAGCAAGAGTGGCGCCTATAGTTTGTGATGGCCTTTTGAGCACGATTTCTGGAAGATCTGCATCTCCTAGTGTGGAAGTTTGCAATTCTGTTACACCAACCACAGGACCTCCTGGTAATGTTTCTGTAGCACCAACTAATGCCTCAAAAACCCATGGAATTTTGGCTCCAGGTTTCACTCCTAAGGGCTGTGAATCTACTGTACCAAGCTTGGCATTTGGAAATTCTGAAGGTAGAGGCGTGAAACGTCTCAATTCTTCACCAAGAATGACACCTGAAGGCCAGGAATTTCTTGCACTGGGTATTGCATCAAAAGGCCCAGCACGTCATTCAGTAGAAGGCCAGGTCAATTTAACACCGGTTGCCATACCTCCAGTCCACACGCCAG GCCGTGGAAATTCACCATCTATGAGCACTGAGGGCCGTGATTCTCTGGCACTGAGTATCACGCCCAAAGGCCATGATGGTCCAGCATCGATTAAACTGCCAAAGCGCTGTGAATCTCCGAGATCTGATACGTTGCCTGAAAGTGGTCGCCCTAAAGCTCAGGATGCGGCCACCAAGGTGTATAATGCTCCGACACCGG TAACTGGGGAGCCGAAAGACCAGATTGCGCCATGTGGCTCGCAGAATAAATCATCTGGGCCAGGCCTCGATGGTAGCAGCCATGTTACTGGGGCAACCAATGCCATTGTTGCCCTGTCAACTCTGCGAGAGAAGGGCGGGCATTAG
- the LOC133895319 gene encoding inactive poly [ADP-ribose] polymerase RCD1-like isoform X3 has translation MASLQESNSLCLKRKLVDDCLSKDCKSRRVKSENWPSFDSSAKRCNCCCTRPNLASDCVNFLKSEVPSCIMYYKQGSWHNFPEQIMKSLVEKFRGNKSSFVVVMDNEPLLVDFLSMTLVNLKTRKQRSVAWFDDTGKRFSPSLFFDEESDEMTKGGSGNIDSTAQGIMLDKAANSPPEVVKQVVLESSPPVPQKPSTTDVLRKKMTSVERGSEGFLFVQDLFLSGMGSFATPSSILHVHRYSPNDITAQCRFEAFERQMRSTKEECGDANVRYGWIGSRKNDIVRILINGLGTTVKSVEKAGLSAGVYLSPENRAFTSVGLCDVDRKGVQYMLLCRVILGNMEAVEPGSQESFPSSEIYDSGVDDCSNPKCYVMWPSHLSTHMRLEYLVSFKLVPKVQNYLLGLKGLWFHPSPKEVAVDISSLQHVMCETGAGPASPWISFRVLFGVIQDSISSVARELFFHHYEELKESKITREEMVKNMIIIVGEKILLEALKKLHYCPSLWYKPSVEAVSSDSARATPEQLSLDETGKNCSLTLSVNHGDSCVPNAVADYTAVLSTKRCDTLATDMVPKGHDCLAPSSVTETSSSAGATCRGSPSVEPEGRDSPIQIMSPGNSAARCVKNQDSFVARVAPIVCDGLLSTISGRSASPSVEVCNSVTPTTGPPGNVSVAPTNASKTHGILAPGFTPKGCESTVPSLAFGNSEGRGVKRLNSSPRMTPEGQEFLALGIASKGPARHSVEGQVNLTPVAIPPVHTPGRGNSPSMSTEGRDSLALSITPKGHDGPASIKLPKRCESPRSDTLPESGRPKAQDAATK, from the exons ATGGCATCACTGCAAGAATCCAATTCCCTGTGCTTGAAGAGAAAGCTCGTCGATGACTGCCTGTCAAAAGACTGCAAATCTCGTCGTGTCAAATCTGAGAATTGGCCCTCATTTGATTCATCTGCTAAACGCTGCAATTGTTGTTGCACACGACCTAACCTTGCCAGTGATTGTGTCAATTTCCTGAAGAGTGAAGTGCCTAGCTGTATCATGTATTACAAACAAGGTTCTTGGCACAATTTTCCTGAGCAAATAATGAAGTCCCTCGTTGAAAAATTCAGAGGCAATAAATCGAGTTTTGTGGTTGTGATGGACAATGAGCCTCTTCTTGTTGATTTCTTATCAATGACCCTGGTCAACTTAAAAACCAGAAAGCAGCGTTCTGTTGCATGGTTTGATGACACTGGCAAGCGTTTCTCTCCTTCTCTGTTCTTTGACGAGGAAAGTGATGAAATGACCAAAGGGGGTTCTGGTAACATTGACAGCACTGCACAGGGAATAATGTTAGATAAGGCTGCAAATTCTCCACCTGAAGTGGTCAAGCAAGTTGTCCTTGAATCTAGCCCTCCAGTTCCTCAAAAACCTTCCACTACAGATGTATTGCGCAAGAAAATGACATCTGTGGAAAGAGGCAGTGAAGGCTTTCTATTTGTCCAGGACCTTTTCCTCTCTGGTATGGGTTCATTTGCAACACCAAGTAGCATACTTCATGTCCACCGCTACTCTCCAAATGATATTACTGCACAATGTAGATTTGAAGCTTTTGAAAGACAGATGAGGTCCACCAAAGAAGAATGTGGTGATGCAAATGTAAGATATGGATGGATAGGGTCTAGGAAGAATGACATAGTTAGGATTCTGATTAATGGTTTGGGTACCACTGTAAAATCTGTTGAGAAGGCAGGTTTGAGTGCTGGTGTATATCTTTCACCAGAAAACCGAGCCTTTACCAG TGTCGGTCTTTGTGATGTTGACAGAAAAGGAGTGCAGTATATGTTGCTGTGCCGAGTGATATTGGGCAACATGGAAGCTGTCGAGCCTGGATCACAAGAGTCTTTTCCAAGCAGCGAGATATATGATTCTGGTGTCGATGATTGCTCAAACCCGAAGTGTTATGTGATGTGGCCATCACATCTAAGCACTCACATGCGTTTAGAATACCTTGTTAGTTTCAAGCTTGTCCCAAAAGTTCAAA ATTATTTGCTTGGCTTGAAGGGTTTATGGTTTCACCCATCACCAAAGGAAGTTGCAGTGGATATTTCTTCTCTTCAACAT GTAATGTGTGAAACAGGTGCAGGACCAGCTTCCCCATGGATATCATTCAGAGTTCTGTTTGGAGTAATTCAAGACAGTATATCATCTGTAGCAAGGGAGCTGTTCTTCCATCATTATGAAGAGCTGAAG GAAAGTAAAATAACTCGCGAAGAAATGGTGAAGAATATGATAATAATAGTTGGAGAAAAAATACTTTTGGAAGCCTTGAAGAAACTTCATTACTGT CCATCGTTATGGTACAAGCCTTCTGTTGAAGCTGTGTCCAGTGATTCCGCAAGGGCAACACCAGAACAGTTATCCTTGGATGAGACAGGCAAGAATTGTTCATTGACTCTTAGTGTTAACCATGGTGATTCATGTGTACCAAATGCGGTTGCTGATTACACCGCAGTTCTTAGCACCAAAAGATGCGATACCCTTGCAACTGATATGGTGCCCAAAGGCCATGATTGTCTGGCACCGAGTAGTGTGACAGAAACATCTAGTTCTGCCGGTGCCACATGCCGGGGTTCTCCAAGTGTGGAACCTGAAGGCAGAGATTCTCCTATACAAATCATGTCACCTGGAAACTCTGCTGCCCGATGTGTCAAAAACCAAGATTCTTTTGTAGCAAGAGTGGCGCCTATAGTTTGTGATGGCCTTTTGAGCACGATTTCTGGAAGATCTGCATCTCCTAGTGTGGAAGTTTGCAATTCTGTTACACCAACCACAGGACCTCCTGGTAATGTTTCTGTAGCACCAACTAATGCCTCAAAAACCCATGGAATTTTGGCTCCAGGTTTCACTCCTAAGGGCTGTGAATCTACTGTACCAAGCTTGGCATTTGGAAATTCTGAAGGTAGAGGCGTGAAACGTCTCAATTCTTCACCAAGAATGACACCTGAAGGCCAGGAATTTCTTGCACTGGGTATTGCATCAAAAGGCCCAGCACGTCATTCAGTAGAAGGCCAGGTCAATTTAACACCGGTTGCCATACCTCCAGTCCACACGCCAG GCCGTGGAAATTCACCATCTATGAGCACTGAGGGCCGTGATTCTCTGGCACTGAGTATCACGCCCAAAGGCCATGATGGTCCAGCATCGATTAAACTGCCAAAGCGCTGTGAATCTCCGAGATCTGATACGTTGCCTGAAAGTGGTCGCCCTAAAGCTCAGGATGCGGCCACCAAG TAA
- the LOC133895319 gene encoding inactive poly [ADP-ribose] polymerase RCD1-like isoform X2 codes for MASLQESNSLCLKRKLVDDCLSKDCKSRRVKSENWPSFDSSAKRCNCCCTRPNLASDCVNFLKSEVPSCIMYYKQGSWHNFPEQIMKSLVEKFRGNKSSFVVVMDNEPLLVDFLSMTLVNLKTRKQRSVAWFDDTGKRFSPSLFFDEESDEMTKGGSGNIDSTAQGIMLDKAANSPPEVVKQVVLESSPPVPQKPSTTDVLRKKMTSVERGSEGFLFVQDLFLSGMGSFATPSSILHVHRYSPNDITAQCRFEAFERQMRSTKEECGDANVRYGWIGSRKNDIVRILINGLGTTVKSVEKAGLSAGVYLSPENRAFTSVGLCDVDRKGVQYMLLCRVILGNMEAVEPGSQESFPSSEIYDSGVDDCSNPKCYVMWPSHLSTHMRLEYLVSFKLVPKVQNYLLGLKGLWFHPSPKEVAVDISSLQHVMCETGAGPASPWISFRVLFGVIQDSISSVARELFFHHYEELKESKITREEMVKNMIIIVGEKILLEALKKLHYCPSLWYKPSVEAVSSDSARATPEQLSLDETVLSTKRCDTLATDMVPKGHDCLAPSSVTETSSSAGATCRGSPSVEPEGRDSPIQIMSPGNSAARCVKNQDSFVARVAPIVCDGLLSTISGRSASPSVEVCNSVTPTTGPPGNVSVAPTNASKTHGILAPGFTPKGCESTVPSLAFGNSEGRGVKRLNSSPRMTPEGQEFLALGIASKGPARHSVEGQVNLTPVAIPPVHTPGRGNSPSMSTEGRDSLALSITPKGHDGPASIKLPKRCESPRSDTLPESGRPKAQDAATKVYNAPTPVTGEPKDQIAPCGSQNKSSGPGLDGSSHVTGATNAIVALSTLREKGGH; via the exons ATGGCATCACTGCAAGAATCCAATTCCCTGTGCTTGAAGAGAAAGCTCGTCGATGACTGCCTGTCAAAAGACTGCAAATCTCGTCGTGTCAAATCTGAGAATTGGCCCTCATTTGATTCATCTGCTAAACGCTGCAATTGTTGTTGCACACGACCTAACCTTGCCAGTGATTGTGTCAATTTCCTGAAGAGTGAAGTGCCTAGCTGTATCATGTATTACAAACAAGGTTCTTGGCACAATTTTCCTGAGCAAATAATGAAGTCCCTCGTTGAAAAATTCAGAGGCAATAAATCGAGTTTTGTGGTTGTGATGGACAATGAGCCTCTTCTTGTTGATTTCTTATCAATGACCCTGGTCAACTTAAAAACCAGAAAGCAGCGTTCTGTTGCATGGTTTGATGACACTGGCAAGCGTTTCTCTCCTTCTCTGTTCTTTGACGAGGAAAGTGATGAAATGACCAAAGGGGGTTCTGGTAACATTGACAGCACTGCACAGGGAATAATGTTAGATAAGGCTGCAAATTCTCCACCTGAAGTGGTCAAGCAAGTTGTCCTTGAATCTAGCCCTCCAGTTCCTCAAAAACCTTCCACTACAGATGTATTGCGCAAGAAAATGACATCTGTGGAAAGAGGCAGTGAAGGCTTTCTATTTGTCCAGGACCTTTTCCTCTCTGGTATGGGTTCATTTGCAACACCAAGTAGCATACTTCATGTCCACCGCTACTCTCCAAATGATATTACTGCACAATGTAGATTTGAAGCTTTTGAAAGACAGATGAGGTCCACCAAAGAAGAATGTGGTGATGCAAATGTAAGATATGGATGGATAGGGTCTAGGAAGAATGACATAGTTAGGATTCTGATTAATGGTTTGGGTACCACTGTAAAATCTGTTGAGAAGGCAGGTTTGAGTGCTGGTGTATATCTTTCACCAGAAAACCGAGCCTTTACCAG TGTCGGTCTTTGTGATGTTGACAGAAAAGGAGTGCAGTATATGTTGCTGTGCCGAGTGATATTGGGCAACATGGAAGCTGTCGAGCCTGGATCACAAGAGTCTTTTCCAAGCAGCGAGATATATGATTCTGGTGTCGATGATTGCTCAAACCCGAAGTGTTATGTGATGTGGCCATCACATCTAAGCACTCACATGCGTTTAGAATACCTTGTTAGTTTCAAGCTTGTCCCAAAAGTTCAAA ATTATTTGCTTGGCTTGAAGGGTTTATGGTTTCACCCATCACCAAAGGAAGTTGCAGTGGATATTTCTTCTCTTCAACAT GTAATGTGTGAAACAGGTGCAGGACCAGCTTCCCCATGGATATCATTCAGAGTTCTGTTTGGAGTAATTCAAGACAGTATATCATCTGTAGCAAGGGAGCTGTTCTTCCATCATTATGAAGAGCTGAAG GAAAGTAAAATAACTCGCGAAGAAATGGTGAAGAATATGATAATAATAGTTGGAGAAAAAATACTTTTGGAAGCCTTGAAGAAACTTCATTACTGT CCATCGTTATGGTACAAGCCTTCTGTTGAAGCTGTGTCCAGTGATTCCGCAAGGGCAACACCAGAACAGTTATCCTTGGATGAGACAG TTCTTAGCACCAAAAGATGCGATACCCTTGCAACTGATATGGTGCCCAAAGGCCATGATTGTCTGGCACCGAGTAGTGTGACAGAAACATCTAGTTCTGCCGGTGCCACATGCCGGGGTTCTCCAAGTGTGGAACCTGAAGGCAGAGATTCTCCTATACAAATCATGTCACCTGGAAACTCTGCTGCCCGATGTGTCAAAAACCAAGATTCTTTTGTAGCAAGAGTGGCGCCTATAGTTTGTGATGGCCTTTTGAGCACGATTTCTGGAAGATCTGCATCTCCTAGTGTGGAAGTTTGCAATTCTGTTACACCAACCACAGGACCTCCTGGTAATGTTTCTGTAGCACCAACTAATGCCTCAAAAACCCATGGAATTTTGGCTCCAGGTTTCACTCCTAAGGGCTGTGAATCTACTGTACCAAGCTTGGCATTTGGAAATTCTGAAGGTAGAGGCGTGAAACGTCTCAATTCTTCACCAAGAATGACACCTGAAGGCCAGGAATTTCTTGCACTGGGTATTGCATCAAAAGGCCCAGCACGTCATTCAGTAGAAGGCCAGGTCAATTTAACACCGGTTGCCATACCTCCAGTCCACACGCCAG GCCGTGGAAATTCACCATCTATGAGCACTGAGGGCCGTGATTCTCTGGCACTGAGTATCACGCCCAAAGGCCATGATGGTCCAGCATCGATTAAACTGCCAAAGCGCTGTGAATCTCCGAGATCTGATACGTTGCCTGAAAGTGGTCGCCCTAAAGCTCAGGATGCGGCCACCAAGGTGTATAATGCTCCGACACCGG TAACTGGGGAGCCGAAAGACCAGATTGCGCCATGTGGCTCGCAGAATAAATCATCTGGGCCAGGCCTCGATGGTAGCAGCCATGTTACTGGGGCAACCAATGCCATTGTTGCCCTGTCAACTCTGCGAGAGAAGGGCGGGCATTAG